In Brachypodium distachyon strain Bd21 chromosome 2, Brachypodium_distachyon_v3.0, whole genome shotgun sequence, one genomic interval encodes:
- the LOC100844760 gene encoding uncharacterized protein LOC100844760, protein MARSGGCPRRPPPQAMSPPRSKEPGAHAAAARSPASRPRPRRRLRVQSPSLASARRAAAAPPATPPLRWPGDAVPPRGVGAAASVRKIAAALWRVHPPQVPPPPPPRESGEARRRFEPSPKPLHTPDRCNYYKAFLEGRTGSKPIGNGIKHEVGAYSPSPRIEREVATKWDRRCLDTFRDADYDSFDHYPVAADAEIAALKAELMQAHNRVHELEAESRSAKKKLDLMLRNLSEEKASWRSREHDKVRDIFDGVKEALNRERKNRQRVEIINSKLASELSELKSAAKRYLQDYEKERKARELMEEVCDELAKEIAEDKAEVEALKSESMKMRDEVEEERKMLQMAEVWREERVQMKLVDAKLTLDSKYSQLSELQSVIEAFLSFHGGNSVDKETVRDAERLREAICSVKVHDIKEFSYKPPPPSEDIFAVFEELKQREDTDEKEIGQCNGDTPASHATKIHTVSPETDIFLEKPAKKYTHQPCARNEEEDDSGWETVSHVDERGSSNSLDGSEPSVNGCGGGNGASVSGTDCDDNCENCRSNSETSEVCSTTAEKYRKKGSSFARLWRSSNDKSRNRTGSGLLNGRLSSGRMSNAALSPDLKSSGVCTVSPSVGEWSPELVNPHVVRAMKGRVEWTQGSQKRNQNNLKFKLLDSSIDGHKVQLRQALKQKI, encoded by the exons ATGGCGCGCTCTGGCGGAtgcccccgccggccgccgccgcaggcgaTGTCCCCGCCCAGATCGAAGGAGCCGGGCGCCCATGCCGCCGCGGCTCGTTCCCCCGcctcccgcccccgcccccgccggcggctGCGCGTCCAGAGCCCGTCCCTCGCCTCCGCGCGCcgagcggccgccgcgccgccggccaccccgCCGCTCCGGTGGCCCGGGGACGCCGTCCCGCCGCGCGGTGTCGGTGCCGCCGCGTCCGTGAGGAAGATCGCGGCGGCGCTGTGGCGGGTGCATCCGCCTcaggtgccgccgccgccgccgccgcgggagtCTGGGGAGGCGCGACGACGGTTCGAG CCTAGCCCGAAGCCTCTGCATACACCAGATCGTTGCAATTACTATAAAGCTTTCCTTGAAGGCAGGACAGGGAGTAAGCCTATTGGCAATGGCATCAAGCATGAG GTGGGAGCTTACTCTCCATCACCTCGAATTGAAAGAGAAGTGGCAACCAAGTGGGACCGTCGGTGCCTGGACACATTTAGGGATGCTGACTATGATTCCTTTGACCATTATCCAGTGGCTGCTGATGCAGAAATTGCTGCACTCAAAGCAGAGCTTATGCAGGCCCACAACCGGGTTCATGAGCTTGAAGCTGAGAGTCGGTCTGCGAAGAAGAAGCTTGATCTCATGCTAAGGAACCTTTCTGAGGAAAAGGCTTCCTGGAGGAGCAGGGAGCATGACAAGGTTCGAGACATCTTTGATGGTGTCAAAGAGGCTCTGAACCGGGAGAGGAAGAATCGACAAAGGGTAGAAATTATTAATTCCAAGTTGGCCAGTGAGCTGTCTGAGTTGAAGTCAGCAGCAAAGCGGTACTTACAAGATTatgaaaaggagagaaaggcCAGGGAGCTCATGGAGGAGGTGTGTGATGAATTAGCAAAGGAGATTGCAGAAGACAAAGCTGAGGTTGAGGCTCTGAAGAGTGAATCGATGAAGATGAGAGATGAGgtggaggaagaaaggaagatGTTGCAGATGGCGGAGGTTTGGCGTGAAGAGAGGGTGCAGATGAAGCTTGTTGATGCAAAGTTGACACTAGACAGCAAGTACTCACAGCTGAGCGAGTTGCAGTCTGTCATTGAGGCTTTCCTCAGTTTCCACGGAGGCAATAGTGTTGATAAAGAAACAGTAAGAGATGCAGAAAGGCTCAGGGAAGCAATTTGCTCCGTGAAGGTTCATGATATTAAGGAGTTCTCTTacaaaccaccaccaccttcaGAGGACATTTTCGCTGTATTTGAGGAACTCAAACAGAGGGAAGATACTGATGAGAAGGAAATTGGGCAGTGTAATGGAGATACCCCCGCGAGTCATGCAACAAAAATCCATACAGTGAGTCCTGAAACTGACATCTTCTTGGAAAAACCAGCAAAGAAATATACACATCAACCCTGTGCCAGAAACGAAGAGGAAGATGACAGTGGATGGGAGACTGTTAGCCATGTTGATGAGCGGGGCTCAAGCAATTCGCTAGATGGAAGTGAACCATCAGTAAATGGCTGCGGTGGAGGAAATGGTGCATCAGTGAGTGGAACAGACTGCGATGATAATTGTGAAAACTGCAGGTCGAATAGTGAGACCAGTGAAGTTTGTTCAACAACAGCAGAAAAGTACCGAAAGAAAGGGTCCTCTTTCGCCAGACTATGGAGATCATCAAATGACAAAAGTCGTAACAGAACAGGATCAGGGTTATTGAATGGTAGGCTCTCAAGCGGCAGGATGTCGAATGCCGCTCTTTCACCAGACCTGAAGAGCAGTGGAGTGTGCACGGTTTCACCGAGCGTAGGAGAGTGGAGTCCAGAGTTGGTAAACCCTCATGTAGTTCGTGCAATGAAAGGGCGCGTAGAATGGACCCAAGGTTCACAGAAACGCAACCAGAACAATCTGAAGTTCAAGCTTTTGGACTCGAGTATCGACGGCCACAAGGTCCAGCTCCGTCAAGCATTGAAGCAGAAGATATAG
- the LOC104582625 gene encoding glutenin, high molecular weight subunit DY10 produces MGKLIFFAAVVAAMVAISLAYGESSSVSTQCQCQRELQESSLELCQQFVDRQLNMVPAISQRPSPSPWIPQEQKMWCCQQLQQISSGCREAAVRSIVRKYEQDLEAAQQPQIGQQQVYPVHGEPAKQQPEITGRRYPLSDEPAKRQPQIPGERYPVSGEPAKQQPQIPGLCYPAAGEPAKQQQHVQGQRYPIPDEPAKQQPQIPGQRFPAPGEPTEQQPPQVGGQVHHGCPSRHTQNRLIARQQPIGGILPVGLPEEIARERLTRAQQLAAQLPAQCGLERGAFLRPVLDSFHK; encoded by the coding sequence ATGGGTAAGTTGATCTTCTTCGCGGCGGTCGTCGCGGCCATGGTGGCCATCTCCTTAGCCTATGGCGAGTCTTCTTCAGTGAGCACGCAGTGCCAGTGTCAGCGTGAGCTCCAAGAGAGCTCACTCGAGCTGTGCCAGCAGTTCGTTGACCGGCAGCTGAATATGGTGCCCGCCATCTCCCAGCGTCCGTCGCCGTCCCCATGGATCCCGCAGGAGCAGAAGATGTGGTGCTGCCAGCAGCTCCAGCAAATCAGCAGCGGTTGCCGTGAAGCCGCCGTCCGCAGCATCGTCAGGAAGTACGAGCAGGATCTTGAGGCCGCGCAGCAGCCACAGATAGGACAGCAGCAGGTCTACCCAGTCCACGGCGAGCCCGCGAAGCAGCAGCCAGAGATAACAGGGCGGCGCTACCCCCTATCCGACGAACCCGCGAAGCGGCAGCCACAGATACCAGGGGAGCGCTACCCCGTATCCGGCGAACCCGCGAAGCAGCAGCCACAGATACCAGGGCTGTGCTACCCCGCCGCCGGGGAGCCTgcgaagcagcagcaacatgtACAAGGGCAGCGCTACCCCATCCCCGACGAACCCGcgaagcagcagccgcagaTACCAGGGCAGCGCTTCCCTGCCCCCGGCGAGCCCACAGAGCAGCAGCCACCGCAGGTGGGAGGACAAGTGCACCATGGCTGTCCCAGCCGGCACACCCAGAACCGGCTCATCGCCCGCCAACAGCCAATCGGAGGAATTCTTCCTGTCGGATTGCCTGAGGAAATAGCCCGCGAGAGGCTGACGAGGGCACAGCAGCTCGCGGCGCAGCTGCCGGCGCAGTGCGGGCTGGAGCGCGGAGCCTTCTTGCGACCAGTATTAGACAGTTTTCACAAATAA
- the LOC100828083 gene encoding protein translation factor SUI1 homolog has product MSDLDVTLPSAFDPFAEANAEDAGAGPGAKDYVHVRIQQRNGRKSLTTVQGLKKEFSYNKILKDLKKEFCCNGTVVQDPELGQVIQLQGDQRKNVATFLVQAGIAKKELIKIHGF; this is encoded by the exons ATGTCTGATCTCGACGTTACGCTTCCATCTGCCTTCG ATCCGTTTGCTGAGGCAAATGCTGAGGATGCTGGTGCAGGTCCTGGAGCAAAGGATTACGTGCATGTGCGCATTCAGCAGCGAAACGGCAGGAAGAGTCTGACAACTGTTCAGGGCTTGAAGAAAGAGTTCAGTTACAACAAGATCCTCAAGGATCTCAAGAAGGAATTCTGCTGCAATGGCACAGTAGTCCAGGATCCAGAGCTAGGCCAG GTCATTCAGCTTCAAGGTGATCAGCGTAAGAATGTTGCTACTTTCCTAGTTCAG GCTGGGATTGCGAAGAAGGAGCTGATCAAGATCCACGGCTTCTAA